A genomic window from Gemmatimonadota bacterium includes:
- a CDS encoding BatA and WFA domain-containing protein, with the protein MGFLSPAFLIAGAALVVPLFLHLFHRQETERLAFPALRYLRRTEKEHARRIRLRQVILLLLRVAALALIVAAGARAFLTGPTSAHPPTALAIVLDNSGSSGLVLGDERVLDRLKAAALRSIANATDRDRIWVLRAGDPEDVALPSTPEQARSRVLGTEVSESATDLDAALDRAEALVGSSELDAKEIHLLSDLQASAFGEEPRTAAIPVRALQPDWDRPRNRGVGTVLVGGGLPPVTGQRTEVSAELLGPDAAQGDSVPVRLILSGRVAGATVAPLGATVVFPVSPLAPGVVEGHVEIDADALAADDRRYFAFRAGPPPRVEVRGPASPFLASAIDVLVESGRARFDPPAEVVFAVDGEGLESRRPGVTFVIVPSADPTRLGALNRRLGAAGLRWRYAPADDVGELPVAAPGLLQDLTDLRVRRRYALESSGSPLGVLASVGGAEPWIVTDEDEAGRVLLFGSPFDAESTNLVVGASLLPLLEWMVGRWSRADALPASIDVGQSLPLFEGIDAVADPTGRVVPIENGRAITQVAGLYSLLAGDSVVARVAANIATRESLLDPLPIDALRRHLGPGLEVAVDPDAWEARIFARRQGPEIWWPLLLAALLCLLLESWVAGSGLAASTRRSPVPSPTAR; encoded by the coding sequence ATGGGGTTCCTGAGTCCTGCCTTCCTGATTGCCGGTGCCGCGCTCGTGGTCCCGCTCTTCCTGCACCTGTTCCATCGGCAGGAGACCGAGCGCCTGGCCTTCCCCGCCCTGCGCTACCTGCGTCGAACGGAGAAGGAGCACGCCCGCCGCATCCGCCTGCGCCAGGTGATCCTGCTGCTCCTGCGGGTCGCTGCACTGGCGCTCATCGTGGCGGCCGGCGCACGCGCGTTTCTGACTGGACCCACCAGCGCTCACCCGCCAACCGCGTTGGCCATCGTCCTGGACAACTCCGGCAGCAGCGGCCTGGTGCTGGGAGACGAGCGGGTCCTCGACCGCCTGAAGGCCGCGGCCCTTAGGTCGATCGCCAATGCCACCGACCGCGATCGCATCTGGGTCCTGCGCGCCGGCGACCCGGAGGACGTGGCCCTCCCGAGCACGCCCGAACAGGCGCGCTCACGCGTGCTCGGGACCGAGGTGAGCGAGTCGGCCACCGACTTGGATGCTGCGCTCGATCGGGCCGAGGCTCTCGTGGGGAGCTCGGAGCTCGATGCCAAGGAGATCCACCTTCTCTCCGACCTGCAGGCCAGCGCGTTCGGAGAGGAGCCCAGAACGGCAGCGATTCCTGTCCGCGCCCTGCAGCCCGATTGGGACCGTCCACGCAACCGCGGCGTCGGCACGGTGTTGGTTGGCGGAGGTCTGCCACCGGTCACGGGCCAGCGCACCGAGGTGAGCGCTGAGCTGCTGGGGCCGGACGCCGCGCAAGGGGACTCGGTCCCGGTTCGGCTGATCCTGTCGGGGCGCGTGGCCGGCGCCACGGTCGCTCCCCTGGGTGCAACCGTCGTGTTTCCAGTCTCTCCCCTCGCACCGGGCGTGGTCGAGGGTCACGTGGAGATCGACGCGGACGCCCTCGCCGCCGATGATCGCCGCTACTTCGCGTTCCGTGCCGGGCCGCCCCCGCGGGTCGAAGTCCGCGGACCGGCGTCTCCGTTCCTGGCCAGCGCCATCGACGTCCTGGTCGAGAGCGGACGAGCCCGCTTCGACCCCCCGGCCGAGGTCGTATTCGCCGTGGATGGGGAGGGGCTGGAGTCGCGCCGACCAGGCGTCACCTTCGTGATCGTTCCGTCCGCAGATCCCACCCGCCTGGGCGCGCTCAATCGACGCCTCGGCGCCGCGGGCCTGCGCTGGCGCTATGCACCCGCGGACGACGTGGGCGAGCTGCCGGTGGCGGCTCCGGGGCTTCTCCAGGACCTCACCGACCTGCGGGTCCGCCGCCGCTACGCGCTCGAGTCCAGCGGGAGTCCGCTCGGCGTCCTGGCCAGCGTGGGCGGCGCCGAGCCCTGGATCGTCACGGACGAGGATGAGGCAGGACGGGTGTTGCTGTTCGGATCCCCGTTCGACGCGGAGTCCACCAACCTGGTCGTGGGCGCGTCGCTCCTTCCCTTGCTCGAGTGGATGGTGGGACGCTGGTCGCGCGCCGACGCGCTCCCGGCCTCCATCGATGTGGGCCAGTCGCTGCCCCTGTTCGAGGGCATCGACGCCGTTGCCGACCCGACGGGACGGGTGGTGCCCATCGAGAACGGGCGCGCGATCACGCAGGTCGCCGGACTGTATTCCCTCCTGGCCGGGGACTCCGTGGTCGCCAGGGTTGCCGCCAACATCGCCACGCGGGAGTCCCTGCTCGACCCACTGCCTATCGACGCCCTCCGCCGTCATCTGGGGCCGGGGCTCGAAGTGGCGGTCGACCCCGACGCGTGGGAAGCTCGGATCTTCGCCCGGCGGCAGGGACCCGAGATCTGGTGGCCCCTCCTGCTCGCAGCCCTCCTGTGCCTGCTTCTCGAGAGCTGGGTCGCGGGCAGCGGCCTGGCGGCGTCGACACGTCGGTCCCCGGTTCCGTCCCCAACCGCGCGGTGA
- a CDS encoding DUF58 domain-containing protein — translation MSQTTTRSRAHLRRADLLHPTELSRLGNLEFVARKVVEGFLLGLHASPHRGFSAEFAELKAYQPGDDVRYIDWRMFGRSDRYFVKQFQEETNLVSHLLLDISESMNWKSGTGLLSKLSYGKQLLAALSLLLVRQGDAVGLTAFHDGVPTRIHPRGGKHHWYELLHRLESLQASGRTNAPSALTDVARRLRRRGLVVLVSDLLVDLDRTKNTLRFLRHRGHEVLVLHLLDPGERELPAAGDAWFYDPETQEEMRVNAADLRADYRDAVKEALREWERALRPYGIDYVTVDTDQPLSRVLGAYLKKRARLG, via the coding sequence ATGAGTCAGACGACGACGCGTTCCCGCGCCCACCTCCGGCGCGCCGATCTCCTGCATCCCACCGAGCTCTCCCGCCTCGGGAACCTCGAGTTCGTGGCGCGCAAGGTGGTCGAGGGTTTCCTCCTGGGCCTCCATGCCTCGCCCCACCGCGGGTTCTCCGCCGAGTTTGCAGAACTCAAGGCCTATCAGCCCGGGGACGACGTACGCTACATCGACTGGCGCATGTTCGGGCGTTCCGATCGCTATTTCGTGAAGCAGTTCCAGGAGGAGACCAACCTGGTCAGTCACCTCCTGCTGGACATCAGCGAATCGATGAACTGGAAGTCCGGGACCGGACTCCTGTCCAAGCTGTCCTATGGGAAGCAGCTCCTCGCCGCACTTTCGCTGCTGCTCGTGCGGCAGGGCGACGCAGTGGGTCTCACCGCCTTCCATGACGGCGTGCCGACCCGCATCCACCCCCGAGGCGGAAAGCACCACTGGTACGAGCTCCTCCACCGGTTGGAGAGCCTGCAGGCTTCGGGGCGCACCAACGCTCCGTCGGCCCTCACCGACGTGGCGCGGCGCCTGCGCCGCAGGGGGCTCGTCGTGCTCGTATCGGATCTGTTGGTGGACCTGGATCGGACCAAGAACACCCTTCGGTTCCTTCGGCACCGGGGACATGAGGTGTTGGTGCTGCATCTGCTCGATCCCGGTGAGCGGGAGCTGCCGGCAGCCGGGGATGCGTGGTTCTACGACCCCGAAACGCAGGAGGAAATGCGCGTCAACGCGGCCGACCTGCGTGCCGACTACCGAGACGCGGTGAAGGAGGCCCTGCGCGAGTGGGAGCGCGCCCTGAGGCCCTACGGCATCGACTATGTGACCGTGGACACCGACCAGCCCCTGTCCCGCGTGCTGGGCGCGTACTTGAAGAAGCGCGCCCGCCTGGGCTAG
- a CDS encoding DUF4384 domain-containing protein, with protein MKVGRMWVLGAATFGAATPTLAQAPDAALEVEARVWLDRGSEPVLQLGDRIRIYYRISQDAYVAVFHLDTDGRAALVFPERPGQPNLVRGGRDYRLLFGNSAYWYVEEHPGVGYYFIVASPEPLDFSAFDYSRYERTWDLRTVGGEVHGDPFLAMDEFVARLIPEWEYVPYALDYAEYDVGDDYEYPRFLCYECHAERPFYVWDPYYSTCLEFDVYGRSDPWFYISTRYRGSYAVLPRPRGRPRYEFKEKGLRIPDAVLLSPRQGRRRPGEYDTPTRRNDAEARPPNSRGRAPAEEPTVRRRGDSGSTDGRVRRQPVPLERSRPERASEGSSTRRAGPTERLRPSIQPRPRVQPRLEGPGSRSGGSGSVDRGGGPSAGRRPEVRRPSNAPSGGAAGRPPGSAAPPPVRRPSGGSDQPAARRPSGSSRPPVARSSGSGSPKERGGERPRRPRGGSDGG; from the coding sequence ATGAAGGTGGGCCGGATGTGGGTGCTGGGGGCGGCGACCTTCGGGGCCGCGACCCCGACGCTTGCACAAGCACCGGACGCAGCGCTGGAGGTGGAGGCGCGCGTGTGGCTGGACCGGGGCTCCGAGCCCGTCCTCCAACTGGGTGACCGCATCCGCATCTACTACCGGATCTCGCAGGACGCGTACGTCGCCGTGTTCCATCTCGACACCGACGGCCGCGCCGCGTTGGTCTTTCCCGAGCGCCCCGGCCAACCCAACCTCGTGAGGGGCGGTCGTGACTACCGGCTCCTGTTCGGCAACTCCGCGTATTGGTACGTGGAGGAACATCCGGGAGTCGGGTACTACTTCATCGTCGCGTCGCCGGAGCCGCTTGATTTCTCCGCGTTCGACTACTCCCGCTATGAGCGCACCTGGGACCTCCGCACCGTGGGGGGCGAGGTGCACGGCGACCCCTTCCTGGCGATGGACGAATTCGTCGCGCGGCTCATCCCGGAATGGGAGTACGTTCCCTATGCGCTCGACTACGCCGAGTACGACGTGGGGGACGACTACGAATACCCCCGCTTCCTCTGCTACGAGTGTCACGCTGAGCGGCCCTTCTACGTCTGGGACCCCTACTACTCCACCTGCCTGGAGTTCGACGTCTACGGACGCAGCGACCCGTGGTTCTACATCAGCACCCGCTACCGGGGCAGCTACGCCGTGCTCCCCCGGCCTCGGGGTCGCCCGCGCTACGAGTTCAAGGAGAAGGGACTGAGGATTCCGGATGCGGTGCTGCTCAGCCCCCGGCAGGGCCGTCGCCGCCCGGGGGAGTACGACACGCCGACTCGTCGGAACGACGCGGAGGCTCGGCCGCCCAATTCGCGGGGGCGCGCCCCGGCCGAGGAGCCCACCGTCCGCCGGCGAGGCGACTCCGGTTCCACGGACGGGCGGGTGCGGCGCCAGCCCGTCCCCCTGGAGCGCTCGCGGCCCGAGCGTGCCTCGGAGGGCTCGTCGACCCGGCGGGCAGGGCCCACTGAGCGACTTCGGCCGTCGATCCAGCCCCGCCCGCGCGTCCAGCCTCGCCTCGAAGGCCCGGGCTCTCGCTCCGGAGGCAGCGGGTCGGTGGATCGCGGGGGGGGCCCCTCCGCCGGACGACGTCCCGAGGTGCGCCGGCCTTCCAATGCACCCTCCGGGGGCGCGGCAGGGCGTCCGCCCGGCAGCGCCGCGCCGCCACCGGTGCGCCGGCCCTCGGGCGGGTCCGACCAGCCCGCAGCGCGACGGCCCTCTGGATCCTCCAGACCGCCCGTCGCTCGGAGCTCCGGCAGCGGCTCGCCGAAGGAACGCGGTGGAGAGCGTCCGCGTCGGCCTCGAGGTGGCTCCGACGGGGGCTGA
- the lepA gene encoding translation elongation factor 4 produces MLPREPLRFGRAASLPIRPPDSAVQTDHIRNFCIIAHIDHGKSTLADRLLERTGTLDRRVMREQVLDSNELERERGITIKLHAVRMDYRGADGSEYQLNLIDTPGHVDFTYEVSRSLAACEGALLVVDASQGVQAQTLSNLFLALDAGLEIIPVLNKIDLPGAEPERRREELSDLLGVEPDSILLASAKEGTGAEAILEAIVARIPAPRGSPEAPLRALIFDSLYDQYLGAVPSVRVVDGTVRAGMRIAFGAVPAVYDVTEVGYYRLGRVPRDQLGPGEVGYVVAAIKDVSHTRVGDTILDADRRATELLPGYQEVRPMVFAGLYPTDSDQYEELRDALGRLRLNDASLHYEPETSTALGFGFRCGFLGLLHMEIIQERLHREFGVDLITTVPNVEYHLRLTDGQEIHIENPTLMPDRSRIETIAEPMVRARIVSPSEFIGNVQKLCHERRGLFLGMHYPDPLRVELEYELPLAEIVLDFYDRLKSSTRGYASLDYEFKEYRAGDLVKLDVLVNGDPVDAFSVIIHKDKAETYGRDLIKRLRELIPRQQFEVALQAAIGTRIIARENVKALRKNVTAKCYGGDITRKRKLLEKQKEGKKRMKQVGAVEIPQEAFLAVLSLGSD; encoded by the coding sequence ATGCTGCCCCGCGAGCCCCTTCGTTTCGGGCGGGCCGCGAGCCTGCCGATCCGACCCCCGGACTCAGCCGTGCAGACCGACCACATCCGCAACTTCTGTATCATCGCGCACATCGACCACGGGAAGTCGACCCTGGCCGACCGGCTGCTCGAACGCACAGGCACGCTGGATCGGCGTGTCATGCGGGAACAGGTTCTCGACTCCAATGAGCTGGAGCGCGAGCGCGGCATCACGATCAAGCTACACGCGGTACGGATGGACTACCGGGGCGCCGACGGCAGCGAATACCAGCTCAACCTGATCGATACCCCTGGTCACGTCGATTTCACCTACGAGGTCTCACGCTCCTTGGCCGCCTGCGAAGGGGCGCTGCTGGTGGTGGACGCCAGCCAGGGTGTGCAGGCACAGACGCTGTCCAACCTCTTTCTGGCGTTGGACGCCGGGCTGGAGATCATCCCGGTCCTGAACAAGATCGATCTGCCGGGTGCGGAACCCGAGCGGCGACGCGAGGAGTTGTCGGACCTCCTGGGTGTCGAGCCTGACTCGATTCTCCTGGCCAGTGCCAAGGAAGGCACTGGGGCCGAGGCCATTCTCGAGGCCATCGTCGCCCGGATCCCCGCTCCCCGAGGCTCTCCTGAGGCGCCTCTGCGAGCGCTGATCTTCGACTCCCTGTACGACCAGTACCTCGGCGCGGTCCCCAGCGTGCGCGTGGTCGATGGGACGGTGCGGGCCGGCATGCGAATCGCGTTCGGCGCGGTGCCCGCGGTCTACGACGTCACCGAGGTCGGCTACTATCGGTTGGGGCGCGTACCCAGGGACCAGCTCGGCCCCGGAGAGGTCGGGTACGTGGTCGCGGCCATCAAGGACGTGTCCCACACGCGGGTGGGCGACACCATTCTCGATGCCGACCGCCGGGCCACCGAGCTACTTCCCGGCTATCAAGAAGTGCGGCCCATGGTGTTCGCCGGCCTCTACCCCACGGACTCCGACCAATACGAGGAGCTGAGGGACGCGTTGGGACGCCTACGACTCAACGATGCCAGCTTGCACTACGAGCCCGAGACCTCGACGGCCCTCGGTTTTGGTTTCCGTTGCGGCTTTCTGGGTCTGCTGCACATGGAGATCATCCAGGAGAGGCTCCACCGGGAGTTCGGGGTCGACCTGATCACTACGGTCCCCAACGTGGAGTACCACCTGCGGTTGACGGACGGGCAGGAGATCCACATCGAGAACCCCACGCTCATGCCGGATCGCTCTCGCATCGAGACGATCGCCGAACCCATGGTGCGGGCGCGCATCGTCTCGCCTTCCGAGTTCATCGGCAACGTGCAGAAGCTCTGCCACGAACGGCGCGGTCTCTTCCTGGGTATGCACTATCCCGATCCGCTGCGTGTGGAACTCGAATACGAGCTACCGTTGGCCGAGATCGTCCTCGATTTCTACGATCGCCTCAAGAGCAGCACGCGAGGCTATGCATCGCTGGACTACGAGTTCAAGGAGTATCGGGCCGGAGACCTCGTGAAGCTGGATGTCCTGGTCAACGGGGACCCTGTCGACGCCTTCAGCGTGATCATCCACAAGGACAAGGCAGAGACCTACGGACGCGACCTCATCAAACGCTTGCGGGAGCTGATTCCGCGTCAGCAGTTCGAGGTGGCTTTGCAGGCGGCCATCGGCACGCGCATCATCGCTCGTGAGAACGTGAAGGCACTCCGGAAGAACGTCACCGCCAAGTGCTATGGCGGCGATATCACCCGGAAGCGCAAACTCCTGGAAAAGCAGAAGGAAGGAAAGAAGCGCATGAAGCAGGTCGGTGCGGTGGAGATCCCCCAGGAGGCCTTCCTGGCCGTCCTCTCACTGGGAAGCGACTGA
- a CDS encoding ROK family protein, giving the protein MSGSRWIVGVDIGGTNLVVGAVPAEGGPVVGLLQRPTEARRGGHSVVERVVRMVKDVIAAVREQAGADAEILGVGIGSPGPLNRTTGVVLDTPNLGWENFPVRDLVAGALDLPATLDNDANCATYGEWWLGAGRGSRHLIGVTIGTGVGGGMVIDGRIFHGASDAAGEFGHMTIDFHGRKCNCGNYGCLEAYASGPAIAARAVEGIEAGAETTLAETVGGALDRITAATVYHGAVAGDRYAHEVLQETAKILGAGIANLINAFNPDIVVIAGGVVQAGDLLLGPLRATVRQRAFRSAVDACEIRVAQLGDGAGVVGAAGVFRAEMVAP; this is encoded by the coding sequence GTGTCCGGGTCCCGTTGGATCGTGGGAGTCGACATCGGTGGGACCAACCTCGTCGTGGGCGCCGTTCCGGCAGAAGGTGGGCCGGTCGTCGGACTCCTGCAGCGACCCACGGAAGCGCGGCGAGGAGGCCACTCCGTGGTCGAGCGTGTCGTGCGCATGGTGAAGGACGTGATTGCCGCCGTGCGGGAGCAGGCCGGCGCGGACGCGGAGATCCTCGGGGTGGGGATCGGATCGCCCGGACCGCTGAACCGAACGACCGGTGTGGTGCTCGATACCCCCAACCTCGGTTGGGAGAACTTCCCCGTCCGCGACTTGGTGGCGGGGGCCCTGGACCTGCCAGCCACCTTGGACAACGATGCCAACTGTGCCACCTACGGCGAGTGGTGGCTGGGTGCCGGGCGGGGGTCCCGACATCTGATCGGCGTGACCATCGGCACCGGGGTTGGGGGTGGGATGGTCATCGATGGACGGATCTTCCACGGCGCCTCCGATGCCGCCGGGGAATTCGGACACATGACCATCGATTTCCATGGGCGCAAGTGCAACTGCGGCAACTACGGTTGCCTGGAAGCCTATGCGTCGGGTCCGGCGATTGCGGCCCGAGCCGTCGAAGGGATCGAAGCCGGTGCGGAGACCACGTTGGCGGAGACCGTGGGCGGGGCCCTCGATCGGATCACGGCCGCGACGGTCTACCACGGCGCTGTGGCGGGAGACCGCTACGCGCACGAGGTGCTTCAGGAGACCGCCAAGATCCTGGGAGCGGGGATCGCCAATCTGATCAACGCGTTCAATCCCGACATCGTGGTCATCGCGGGCGGGGTGGTGCAGGCCGGCGATCTCCTTCTCGGCCCCCTGCGGGCCACGGTCCGTCAGCGCGCCTTCCGCTCTGCGGTGGATGCGTGTGAGATCCGTGTGGCGCAGCTGGGTGACGGCGCCGGCGTGGTGGGAGCCGCGGGGGTATTCCGCGCCGAGATGGTCGCGCCGTGA
- a CDS encoding carbohydrate kinase family protein, which yields MTLGKGPRLGVVGTLVWDTIRRVGRAPIEEWGGIAYALGGVCASLPEAWEVVPLLKVGRDLEGRAVRFLRGLPRVHFEAIQPVPEPNNRVELIYADHTRRTERLSGGVGPWTAPELLPRLSDLDALYVNFISGFEMTVETAEWLRQAFDGPIYADLHSLFLAVSAGGLRTPQALPELARWLRCFDAIQMNEAEFALLAEHSGDPWALAAQLVGGPLRVLLVTLGERGAAFVAAPDFHPDPLRWPKARRALGPTGTALSRRIASTEIVPEPDPTGCGDVWGATCFARLLAGDALDVAMSRANTLAGRNAALNGATGLHLHLTGRLSSEVHG from the coding sequence GTGACGCTGGGGAAGGGCCCACGCCTGGGCGTGGTCGGCACGCTGGTGTGGGATACGATCCGCCGGGTGGGGCGAGCCCCCATCGAAGAGTGGGGTGGAATCGCCTATGCGCTCGGCGGGGTGTGTGCCTCGTTGCCGGAGGCGTGGGAGGTGGTACCCCTGTTGAAGGTCGGCCGTGACCTCGAAGGACGGGCCGTCCGTTTCCTGCGAGGATTGCCGCGCGTCCACTTCGAGGCCATTCAACCCGTCCCCGAGCCCAACAACCGCGTGGAGCTGATCTACGCCGACCACACGCGTCGGACCGAGCGGTTGTCTGGGGGGGTGGGGCCCTGGACCGCCCCCGAGTTGCTTCCCCGCCTGTCCGACCTGGACGCCCTCTACGTCAATTTCATCTCCGGCTTCGAGATGACGGTGGAGACCGCGGAGTGGCTTCGGCAAGCCTTCGACGGCCCGATCTACGCCGACCTGCACTCGCTCTTCCTGGCTGTGTCGGCGGGCGGCTTGCGCACGCCCCAGGCTCTGCCCGAGCTGGCGCGTTGGCTGCGCTGCTTCGACGCGATACAGATGAACGAGGCCGAGTTCGCTCTGCTGGCTGAACACTCCGGAGACCCCTGGGCTCTGGCGGCGCAGCTGGTGGGCGGACCGCTGCGCGTGCTGCTGGTGACGCTGGGCGAACGCGGCGCGGCCTTCGTGGCCGCTCCGGACTTCCATCCCGATCCGCTGCGGTGGCCCAAGGCGCGCAGGGCGCTGGGGCCCACGGGAACGGCGCTCAGCAGGCGCATCGCCTCGACGGAGATTGTACCGGAGCCCGATCCCACAGGATGTGGGGACGTGTGGGGCGCCACCTGCTTCGCTCGCTTGCTGGCCGGAGACGCCCTGGACGTGGCCATGTCACGGGCCAACACGCTGGCGGGCCGCAACGCCGCTCTGAACGGCGCCACGGGGTTGCATCTGCACCTGACCGGCCGGTTGTCCTCGGAGGTACACGGATGA